In Mycobacterium stomatepiae, the following are encoded in one genomic region:
- a CDS encoding DUF3817 domain-containing protein, which translates to MTTPETPSETSEAVSADRIRPALLGYRIMAWTTGLWLIALCYEIVSHLAFHHEIRWIEVVHGWVYFAYVLTAFNLAIKVRWPIGKTIGVLLAGTIPLLGIIVEHFQTKDIKARYGL; encoded by the coding sequence ATGACCACGCCCGAGACACCCTCCGAGACCAGCGAAGCCGTCTCCGCCGACCGCATCCGCCCAGCCTTGCTCGGCTACCGAATCATGGCGTGGACGACGGGTCTGTGGCTGATCGCACTGTGCTACGAGATCGTCTCGCACCTCGCGTTCCACCACGAGATCCGGTGGATCGAAGTGGTGCACGGCTGGGTGTATTTCGCTTACGTGCTCACGGCTTTCAACCTGGCCATCAAGGTCCGCTGGCCGATCGGCAAGACCATCGGCGTGCTGTTGGCCGGCACGATCCCGCTGCTGGGCATCATCGTCGAGCACTTCCAGACCAAGGACATCAAGGCCCGCTACGGGCTGTGA